The [Clostridium] colinum genome includes the window AGATATATCAGGGGCAACTATTATAGACCCAAATAACTATGAAAAAATAGACGTATTAATAGATAAGTTTGTAGAACTTAGAAAATCTAAAGGTATTGACGAAGCTAAAGCTAAAGAAATACTTTTAAATGACCCTTTATATTTTGGTGTATTATTAGTAAAATGTGATTTAGCAGATGGTATGGTTGCTGGTGCTATTAATTCTACTGCAAATGTTTTAAGACCATCATTACAGATAATAAAAACTGCAGAAGGTGTTAAAACTGTATCAGCATTTTTCTTAATGATAGTACCAAATTGTGAATATGGCGAAAACGGTGTATTTGTATTTGGTGACTGTGGATTATGCCAAAACCCTACAAGCGAAGAATTAAGTGCAATAGCTAAAAGCTCAGCACAATCTTTTAAAAACTTTACTGGTAAAGAACCAAGAGTTGCGTTATTATCACATTCTACAAAAGGTAGCGCAAGCCACCCAGACGTAGATAAAGTATTAAAAGCTTTAGAAATTGCTAAAAGAGAACATCCAGACCTTATCATAGATGGAGAATTCCAATTAGACTCTGCTATTGTGCCAGAAATTGCAAAAACTAAAGCACCAGATAGTGAAGTAGCAGGAACAGCTAATGTTCTTATATTCCCAGATTTAGATGCAGGTAATATAGGATATAAATTAGTTCAAAGATTTGCAAAAGCAGATGCTTATGGTCCTATGACTCAAGGTCTTGCAAAACCAGTAAACGACTTATCTAGAGGGTGTAG containing:
- the pta gene encoding phosphate acetyltransferase, whose translation is MDFLENIKKIAKNNKKTIVLPESLEIRTLEATQSIIKEDIANIILVGNKDEILAKAGDLDISGATIIDPNNYEKIDVLIDKFVELRKSKGIDEAKAKEILLNDPLYFGVLLVKCDLADGMVAGAINSTANVLRPSLQIIKTAEGVKTVSAFFLMIVPNCEYGENGVFVFGDCGLCQNPTSEELSAIAKSSAQSFKNFTGKEPRVALLSHSTKGSASHPDVDKVLKALEIAKREHPDLIIDGEFQLDSAIVPEIAKTKAPDSEVAGTANVLIFPDLDAGNIGYKLVQRFAKADAYGPMTQGLAKPVNDLSRGCSDKDIVGVVALTAVQAQQQK